From the genome of Bombus huntii isolate Logan2020A unplaced genomic scaffold, iyBomHunt1.1 ctg00000139.1, whole genome shotgun sequence, one region includes:
- the LOC126877260 gene encoding hematopoietic prostaglandin D synthase-like: MSDEPTYKLICFNARGSAEHIRYIFAYIGIEYTDERIPEELWPEYKDSMPYKKLPVLEVDGKPVAQGNAVAPYLARKYDLTGNCKGDALICEVLVDTLEDLEQGE; the protein is encoded by the exons ATGAGCGACGAACCTACCTACAAACTAATCTGCTTCAATGCCCGTGGTAGTGCCGAACATATACGGTACATATTTGCATACATTGGCATCGAGTATACCGACGAGAGGATCCCCGAAGAACTCTGGCCTGAATACAAGGATT CAATGCCTTATAAAAAGCTGCCTGTGCTGGAGGTAGACGGGAAACCGGTAGCGCAGGGTAACGCTGTGGCGCCTTACTTGGCGAGGAAGTACGATCTAACGGGAAATTGCAAAGGGGATGCGCTGATATGCGAAGTGCTCGTCGATACTCTTGAAGATTTGGAGCAAGGTGAGTAA